The genomic stretch AAGGAAGCTGTCCGAGCAAGAGCGTGGGAGCCTCTTCCTGAAGTGGGGCATCGACCTCGACACCAAGCTTAGACGGCTGCAGCTATCCTACCGTGTATGGACCAAGACGGACGACATGGACCATGTTTCCGACAGCGCATTCCTTGTAGCGAAGCTGGTGAACTCGACGGAACATGGGCAGACTCACCACAAAGAGATGTTTGGCCTCAACTTCACACCACGGCACCCGACAAGATTCCACAACAGCTTCCGACGGAACCTGATCTCGTTCCTGTAGATCGATTTTCGAGTTGTTCTTTCTACATTATATGGATTTTTGGGAATGGACATTGAATTTTTACCAGGCTAAGCAAATGGTGGTTGGTGTAAAGTTAGTAACTTACTATTTTGACTCATAGAAAGAGGGCTTGAAATAACTATATATGGAGTATGCATGTAGAGCCATTGATGAGCTATTATTTTTGtactataaatttattttttgttggtaAATAGCGTTTTCATTTACTTATTCATCgactttttttttctgaattattTGTGTGCAGAAGCAATAGTATATTTCAAGAAACTAACAAGAAACATAAGCTCAAATTTCCTATATTGATATGGCTAATGATTCTTCGTGGATTTGATTAATGAAGAACATATATTAAGTTTTGCTTGCAATTTAATTCATACACATATTGttacatagtaatataaaaaagaaatgaaaattgattaagGAAGAACATATATTAAGTTTTGCTTGCAATTTAATTCATATACATATTGTTACATTGTaatacaaaaaagaaatgaaaattgattaatgAAGCACATATATTGATTTTTGCTTGCAATTTAATTCATACACATTGTTACTTTGTAAAGGAATGAAAATAATGAGCTTGGTGGTGGATCAGGTGGGGGGTGGTTAGGGTGGGCTGacggtttttttttaattattatttttttaatgcagGGGCCCCGCGAACGCGCCCTCTAACACAAATTATGATGTAGGCTCGTCCACTTGGGCCGACCTTAGGCGCGCCCCTCCGGAGTGCAATGAATGTCGCTAGGAGTGGCAAAATGGGTAGCGGGTAATGGGTAATTCTCATCTCGACCCGCTATTCGATGATAACGGGAAATAGGTCGGGATCGGGTTATGTGTTTTAGAGTTTTGTGGGTATCGGCCGTTAATCCTGATAATACCCGATATTATTAGTTTTAGACATATATCATCTATTAATGCTTTATAGAATCTAAGAGTTCTTTTGGAACATTTTTATATTCCAACGAACATACAATTGAAAAATTACCAGAACTAGCTCTATATTCTTTTGGAACATATTTATATTCCAACGAACAAACAATTGAAAACTCACTGAAACTATCTATAGAGTGTCCCATCACTTTTATTTTCAATCTATTCAAAGCTCACTATCGATATTAATACATTAAATTAGGGAACTTTGTCAGCTATTAGGGTTCTTCAAATTTTCTATTAGGGTTTCGGGTCGGGTAAGGGATACCCGACACGGGTATCTGGTAATCTCGATATGTTGCGCGGGCGAGTATTGGGACAACAAATTTGGCTAAAATCGGGTACGGccgggatgtcaatcgggtcggcccatTGGATTTCGGGTCAACCCTACTccggttgcgggttaatcgggttgtgatttctttcgggttataaaagttcaaccctaaccctaaaaactctggtttcgggctagccaagcgggttaatcgggttgctatcGATAAAATttacatgcgatcaatccaataattagtgatgaaaattagttatatcatgaaatgtaaaatatttaattatgataaatttgagatgtatgtttaaactcaaacataaacatgatcaaatactaaaaTATTGAGATATTTCATGatattttaatgcatattttagaaatttaaagtttagtgaatttgaagtttttaatttatttattaattattataataatattaatttaatacataatttgaatatataaaattgaaagttatctttttagttatctatattataaaattaatcaatgaagtgtcgggTTTTCGAGTTCGACCCTAAcggggtgcgggctaatcgggttattattttatcgggctagaaattttcaaccctaaacttataaatttggcgggctattcgggtcagcccacgggttgcgtgCTACACTGACATCCCTAGGTATGGGTACCTGACTTGTCGGGTGCGCGTACCCGCGGGCatcggcggatccaggtggggtcgcgcGGGGTCGGTCGACCCCACCGGCGGTCCACCGAACACTGCCGGAAAATATCATCTTCGACCTTTGACCTGGTGCAGTTTCGTCTCCGACCCCACAGCCAGCTCCAACTCTACCCGAAGCCTTCCGCCTTTTCCAAAAACTAAGAGGAGAAAGGAACAATACTAATAAGAATAGAGTAGAGATAGATAAGGGGAGGGGTTGCAGAAGAGCTAATGTATTCTCAACGAAGAAGATGAACAGAGAGGTTAATATTGATTTTTGGGCTGAGGAGTGGTTAATACTCCTATTGATTGTTGGGTTAGAAAATCTATAAGTAAAAAATCTAATTGATTGCCTCTGGTCACTCGCCGTTAATACtgcttttttatttaattcgccTGCCAATAATTTTCTAAGCCATGTagtattaactttttttctccttaattttcccacaaatttacataaattcctaatttatttaagtttattagttaaaaaaatcagtcaatactgtcctttttaaataattttatctttattacaAGAGTTACAActttctttataaataaaaattctatatttctacccaattattattttgattaaatagaAAGTTATAGCAGGAGACTAAGATTAAGATTTTTGAGGGGCATAGGCTTTGCACAAAAAAAATTGGTGCGTTATTGATATTCTTTTaatcatgttttattattttttttacttttattttgtttatttgaataatttttatgaatataataattatatacttatgtttttttattattgattttaattaccatccatattaaattaatggataaatttattttaaaaatatcttgagTTTGTATCTGTTCTCATGAGTTTTATCTGTTCTTCTGGTGCTAATGTTGAACACAATCAACGACTGGAAGATATGTTTGCAATTATTTCCAATGATAAAATTTCGGCCAGcttcaaaatatgaatattcgtaaaagttaaaaatatgaACTCGTAAAAGTCAACTATCGTGATAAAAcaaagataattttatttgtaatgtgtttttataatatatataatattattatattaattatctcGTCCAACCCCACGATTTttaaatcctggatccgcccaTGCCCGCGGGTAAACCGTTTCGCCACCCCTAGATGTCGCCAACCTAGGCCATAAGTATTATGGATCGCAATTGACCCCGTCCAGGTAAGTGGGCCGACGCCTCTCTATGAACACTACTTTCCCAGAAAATTCGTATTACAAAAAAACACTCTTTTTCGCACTTCTtaaccaaaaaattcacattacattaaaaaaaaaactcttttACTACTTCCCCGTATTTGAAAAAAACTCCTTTTTCGCACTTCTTTCCCAAAAAATTCGCATTACAAAAGAAAGTTCTTTTGTAAAAAAGCTCTTTGACGAGCACATTTATTCCGAGCACTTTGCTCGAAAAATCTCCCCAGTTTGGTTGGAAATTCAGACACTTACGAGCATCTGTTGTGCTCGaaaaataattctattataaaatatttaatacataaatacattaataaaaaaagttatttatttatttaagttaAATTATTGACAAAGTGTTATGGAATTAATGTGTAATTTTAATAAGTATGTAGgtataattgaaaaattataaaaagtagatggatatgaaatattttttagatttgattttgatatacaCATATACCAAAAAATGGATTTGAGTTTGATATAATATAATagtttttaattcttatttaaGTTGTGATTCTCATTTAGAATTATTATGAAAATAGCTTATAAACTCACACAGTGAAAAATGAATTCAAACCAAGGATGGAATTGGCGCAACAAAAATTTTATTCTAGAAGAAGCAATTTTCAGCTAGGAATCTTCAAAAACATGGTAATAAAACActggggaaaaaaaaaattagaggaTATGATGTGAATGGCAGAGAGGAAAATGGAACGATGGTCGAGCTCTAGAACCACAGCCTAAACCTCGACTTGGGAGGAGCAGGTTGCTCCTCCTCGACCTTCTTCACCTCCTCCTCTTGAGTTGTCGTTTCATTACTTTCCTCAGCTGTTTCAGCTACTTGTGATGTCTCAGTTTCTTTCTCAGAGACCTCAATTTTGTTTTCGGCCTCTACCGGGATGACTAGGCCTTCTTCCTCTTCAACACAAGCTTCGCCTTCTGGCTCGATCTTCTCTGGAGTTTCGGGCGAGGCTTCTGCTTCTTTCTCGTCGCAAGCGGATGTTTCGGGCGAGGCTTCTGCTTCTTTCTCGTCGGAAGCGGATGTTTCGGGTGTCTCGACGAGTTCTTGGACTTCTTCTTCTGTTTTATTCTCTTCAGAAGGTGATTTCTTTGTTACATTTTCGTTGCTCGTGGTTTCGGTTATCAGGCTCTCAGTAGCAATTTCCTTCTCGGCCTCGAGTGTGTCTTCTTGTTTCATTTGCTCGAGTTCTAGTTCGACATTGGGTTCATGCTCGACCGCGCATGTCTCCTCTTCGGCCTACATagtcaaatgaaaataatactaatactagtAAAATGATAGGGTCATGTTAAATTGCTAACTGTTACTCCATTATACTATCACAGGGTCATATAGTAAGAAAATTTATCTTCTTAAAATATCAAACTCAAAATTTAACAACTTTTACCTCCTCGTACTATAGATTTTTTTCCATGTCTATACATTATATCATTGCTAATTAATTATGTCAACAGACTATGTTATAATTGTCAACACGAATACATTTGTGTGTCAATAAAACAGGGAATATACATTTATATACCACATATATATTCATGCATGCATGATCAAATAAAATAGTAGAATGCGAGTTTTACCTTTTCGGCCGGGGCAACAGCCTCTTCCGTGTTGTTGGTCAAAGCCACTTGATTCCCCGGAATTGGAAGAGGAACGTCGTCGACGGTCAAAGCCACTTGATTCACCGGCATTGGAAGAGGAACGTCGTCGACGTCCTCTTCCACATTCTTTAGCATTGACTTGGATGAACACCCTCCCATTTTCTCACACTGGGGTCTCACTCTCTCTCTGTAAAATTAGttttttggagagagagagagagggagacagAGGTAAATGGAGAGAGTGGGCTCGGTTGTGAAATCGCAGATCGGAGACaggaaaagagagaaaatggaTATAAGGCATTTATAGGAGAAATGGTTTAGTTTTGTTCCTacatttctactatttttatgGCTTGGAGAAATTCATGTTTGGCCGTTAGGTCAACCACTCATCTTTGAAATTTCATCCACATATaaactagtagtactaattaTAAGTATTATTATAACCAATTGGTTGTACATCATCAAATAAATACATATATGCAACAATACATGAAATGTAATACTACTAAAATGCATTGTGAGATCTCGAAATAATCAATTCACACATGAAAGTACTACATTTAATATAACATGGACAATCCTTGAACCCTAGCTAGTTAGTacttgttgttgttgttgtttctcCCTTTGAAACTCCACATGCTTTCTCAACATCTCCAATTTGCTTGCATTCCCCCTtttccctctcttcttccttagCCTTTCCCCATAGCACAAAATAAAGCCCTCCAACTAGGAGAATTGCTCCAATAACACTGTACATTCCAAACAATTACTCATTTCaatctcatatttcattttacaAGCACAAAAAGgataaaattgaaacaaagTTCATGTTTGTGTATATATACTACATTGAATAGTAGAAAAATTGGTTAGAAAATAGTACCTTCCCAAAGTGATGATCTCTCCCAAAACAAATGCTGATATAATGATTGTGAAAACCATGATCCATGGAGTGGTCATGGATAGGTAAACCGGACCTTTCTTCTCGACAACCCATGTTTGAAGGTAGAATGTGAAGCCCGTCACTACAATTCCCTGCCAAACAAACCGGCGCAACATTTAATCAGTCGATGGGCACGTACATTCATAATTCAATTTTGTATATTGTTTCGAAAAAAAGAGCTTACGCAGTATGCTACCGACAGAAGTCTGATGTTCCATCCAAGTTGCCAATCACTAGGGTCTCTTGTAACAGTAATAGCAACTATAAAAGATTGTATTGTGCTAAAAAAACATTGTAGGGTTGTCAACAACAACTTTGATGGATAACTTTTTAGTACTCTCTTCTGTTACAATAAAAATAGGATTAGAATAAGTGACATGATAACAATGGTTAACAGTTAAAATTGTCCTACCATATATTCCAAATAATGTTGGTCACATTATTAATCAATAGTGAATCAAATAGTACTATATGATTTCTTTTATTAATACACATATACATGACGTGCACTGATGAGAGATGATCGGACCTGTAGCACGAGCCAGAAGGCCCAACATAAGTTGGCAAGTAGCATGAGAAATACACCCTTAATCCAAGTGTTTGCAGGGGGCAAATGCGGTTGGATTTGTTGAAGATGGTTGTGAATCAAGTGGTGGTGAAGCAATAACTTCAAGAAAGGGCCTCTATAGAAGGCAATGGTCACTACTCCTCCTATGCAAAGTGTGACTCCACAAACCTTCATCAATCCGGGGCCAGTTCTTATCTTCAGCTTCTCCATCCTGCAATTTATCGGTACCAGCGTTATTTTCACTTCATCAGTGCACGTCATGTATATGCATATCATTCTTAAACTACTCCTAGTAGTTATATATTGAAGTTCCTAGAAAGATGCATGAAAATAATGTTGTTTTCTTTCAtgcctttatttatttaattatttagtgaATATATATTGAATGGCAAGAAATTCAGTTAGGCCCATTTTTATGTATATGAAAAGGTATTAGCTTTATTCCAACTTTTGTGACTATAGAATAgaaatttaatcatgagattaaAGTGAGGATAACGATTGGAGAAGAACACGAATCACTATATAATAGTGCAATATTATGTACACatgtttattaatttaattaaccaAAACGTATAGAATATTTAGCTACGTAAGGAGAACATATTAGAAGAATAATTTTATCATCGAAGTCGCCCTTATTTAGTTCTTTCCTATTAGGGTTGTTTCCTATGTAAAAGCCCTATATATATAGAAGGTATCATACACCTTTTTATTGATTCCTCCACTTCATGAATTTAATACCTTAGTAAATTGAGTTTCATCAAGTTTCAGGTTTATcaaagtatttttaaaataactaaacaaga from Salvia splendens isolate huo1 chromosome 15, SspV2, whole genome shotgun sequence encodes the following:
- the LOC121767972 gene encoding proline-, glutamic acid- and leucine-rich protein 1, with the protein product MGGCSSKSMLKNVEEDVDDVPLPMPVNQVALTVDDVPLPIPGNQVALTNNTEEAVAPAEKAEEETCAVEHEPNVELELEQMKQEDTLEAEKEIATESLITETTSNENVTKKSPSEENKTEEEVQELVETPETSASDEKEAEASPETSACDEKEAEASPETPEKIEPEGEACVEEEEGLVIPVEAENKIEVSEKETETSQVAETAEESNETTTQEEEVKKVEEEQPAPPKSRFRLWF
- the LOC121767406 gene encoding WAT1-related protein At5g64700-like; amino-acid sequence: MEEKKPLLAVLAIQLVYAGYFLVTKLAFDVGMNTFVFVFYRQASATLFLLPIAISLERKTSPPLPLSLSIKIFMLSLIGITMSLDIVGVGLKYTSASLGAATSNTLPVITFFLAVVLGMEKLKIRTGPGLMKVCGVTLCIGGVVTIAFYRGPFLKLLLHHHLIHNHLQQIQPHLPPANTWIKGVFLMLLANLCWAFWLVLQKRVLKSYPSKLLLTTLQCFFSTIQSFIVAITVTRDPSDWQLGWNIRLLSVAYCGIVVTGFTFYLQTWVVEKKGPVYLSMTTPWIMVFTIIISAFVLGEIITLGSVIGAILLVGGLYFVLWGKAKEEEREKGECKQIGDVEKACGVSKGETTTTTSTN